In a genomic window of Streptomyces sp. SJL17-4:
- a CDS encoding phosphotransferase family protein has product MTSVPRPRTTTRDPEELGRRLTAWLDRQLPGARVTGLAVPGSNGMSSETLLFDLDHPDAPVRGCALRLAADPAAYTVFPVYDMARQHRVMRLVGEHTDIPVPRVLWLEEDPEPLGAPFFVMARAEGRVPPDVMPYTYEGNWLHAATDDERALLEAESVSVLARLHDQFPAKEAEFLLPDGPGTPLRRHVDAQRAYYAWVVDGLAPSPLIESAFDWLEAHWPADEGPAVLGWGDARIGNIVYDGFTPAAVLDWEMAACVPREVDLGWTVYLHRFFQDLTVGFGQPGLPGFLRRDAVERRYAELTGHTPRDMEFHTLYAALRHAIVMLRIAYRQAHFGEVEIPADPDGLILHHATLAAMVRGSYW; this is encoded by the coding sequence GTGACCTCCGTACCCCGCCCCCGCACCACCACCCGCGACCCCGAGGAACTCGGGCGCCGGCTCACCGCCTGGCTGGACCGGCAGCTGCCCGGCGCCCGGGTCACCGGGCTCGCCGTGCCCGGCTCCAACGGCATGTCCAGCGAGACCCTGCTCTTCGACCTGGACCACCCGGACGCACCGGTACGCGGCTGCGCCCTGCGACTGGCCGCCGACCCCGCGGCGTACACCGTCTTCCCCGTCTATGACATGGCCCGCCAGCACCGGGTCATGCGCCTGGTCGGCGAGCACACCGACATCCCCGTACCGCGTGTGCTGTGGCTCGAAGAGGACCCCGAGCCGCTCGGCGCGCCCTTCTTCGTGATGGCCCGAGCCGAGGGCCGTGTCCCGCCGGACGTCATGCCCTACACGTACGAGGGGAACTGGCTGCACGCCGCCACCGACGACGAACGCGCCCTGCTGGAGGCCGAGTCCGTCTCCGTTCTCGCCCGGCTGCACGACCAGTTCCCCGCGAAGGAGGCGGAGTTCCTGCTGCCGGACGGGCCGGGGACGCCACTGCGCCGTCATGTCGACGCCCAACGCGCGTACTACGCCTGGGTGGTGGACGGGCTCGCGCCCTCGCCGCTCATCGAGTCGGCCTTCGACTGGCTGGAGGCGCACTGGCCGGCCGACGAGGGCCCGGCCGTCCTCGGCTGGGGAGACGCGCGCATCGGGAACATCGTCTACGACGGATTCACCCCCGCCGCCGTCCTCGACTGGGAGATGGCGGCCTGCGTCCCGCGCGAGGTCGACCTCGGCTGGACGGTCTACCTGCACCGCTTCTTCCAGGACCTGACCGTCGGCTTCGGCCAGCCCGGGCTGCCCGGTTTCCTGCGGCGAGACGCGGTCGAGCGGCGCTACGCGGAGCTGACCGGACACACCCCGCGCGACATGGAGTTCCACACCCTCTACGCGGCACTGCGGCACGCGATCGTGATGCTCAGGATCGCGTACCGACAGGCGCACTTCGGCGAGGTCGAGATACCCGCGGACCCCGACGGCCTGATCCTGCACCACGCCACCCTGGCGGCGATGGTGCGGGGAAGCTACTGGTGA
- a CDS encoding Lrp/AsnC family transcriptional regulator, with product MEELDRQIVELLVKDGRMSYTDLGKATGLSTSAVHQRVRRLEQRGVIRGYAAVVDPEAVGLPLTAFISVKPFDPSAPDDTPDRLADIPEIEACHSVAGDENYILKVRVATPLELEHLLSRIRSQAGVSSRTTVVLSTPYEARPPRI from the coding sequence ATGGAGGAGCTGGATCGTCAGATCGTCGAGTTGCTCGTCAAGGACGGGCGCATGAGCTACACCGACCTGGGCAAGGCCACGGGCCTGTCCACGTCGGCGGTGCATCAGCGCGTCCGCCGTCTGGAGCAGCGCGGAGTCATCCGCGGCTACGCCGCCGTCGTGGACCCGGAGGCCGTCGGCCTGCCGCTGACCGCCTTCATCTCGGTCAAACCCTTCGACCCCAGCGCCCCCGACGACACCCCCGACCGGCTCGCCGACATCCCGGAGATCGAGGCGTGCCACAGCGTCGCCGGTGACGAGAACTACATCCTCAAGGTCCGCGTCGCCACCCCGCTGGAGCTGGAGCACCTGCTCAGCCGCATCCGCTCCCAGGCCGGTGTCTCCAGCCGCACCACCGTCGTCCTCTCCACCCCGTACGAGGCGAGACCGCCGCGCATCTGA